The region AAGAATCAGAATAGTAATGAATCCATCTCACCGGAGAAAGTCCTCTATAATCTTCCGACTgtattagaggaaaaaaaataacactAACCAGCCAGTGCCAAACTCTTGATCCCATCACTTTGGAGAACCATGACACGTTACCAGTGTTTAGCAGAGACGCCAAACGGGTTAGGTTCAGCAATGTACTTTGTACCTAAATGCTCTGTACCTGGCTAAgtctgatgcagccctagggagccctggaaaacatggatacaatcagaagccataggctgtatccatttttacaGAACTctctaaggttaggttcacactacggaaccaaagcggagaatttccgacggattACGTAGCTCGTACCAGTTCATGGCCGTGCGGCTTTCCTTCGGCTCCATAGACAACATTCTATGAGTGGCCCGATTCCGCTAtcagctgaaagaattgacatgtcaattctttcggcagaatgcagaacctgcccatgcatagaatggtgtctatgataTGGGCTGAGAGGCACGCGGCTGTGAatgggtacgagctacggaatccgtcggaAAGTCTCCACTCGGGTTCCatggtgtgaacctaccctaaggttGCATTCAACTTTTGCAacaacgttcgggtttggagaatgtgGCCGAACCCAAACCGTTTGGCATCTCCTACATGTTACTCCTCCACATTGCAATGGTTAACTAAGGTTacacataaagaaaaaaatttgcaCTATCTACACTCTACAAAATATCTGGGAACCTAGACATACATCTAAATTCTGAAACCGTCAACTCTTATGTACAATAGTAGTTAGACACAAAACGTAAAAGGCATATACTGCAATAAGACACAGCCACATTCCCTGAACATAAATCTTCATAACAAAAGAAATTTTCAGGTTTAGGTTAAATATAATAACTCTGGTAGGATCTGGCTTAGACCTTGTAGACCATAGTGACAAGCGAGAACTCCAAAGTGGTCTACTGCTGGACCCGAAATGCCCATTGTTGCTTCAAAGAGACTGGACCATAGACGGAGCCAGGTAAGTCTAGCTGTAGAAATGGGTTTGTACCAGCCTGAACATCAGCCTCACCACTGATAACAATATTCTTCCCCGGAGTAACAAACAACCGTCTCTGCAATACCATCTGCTCGGTCTGTTATAGTCGCAGGTTGGTCTATAGCCTAGAACCATCTTTccactgcacagagagagaaaaaaatggtcCCAATAGAGAACTGAGACAGGTCTACATAATGCGAGGAGGAAAACAATATCTTTACTAACCGCTCATTATTTACCGTATCAAGCGTCTTAGGGAGTGGAGCAATTCCCATTTTAACTGGTGTCTCTCATGTGAAATATTGTCAGCCGTCTCTATGTGGGTCCGGAGAGAACCGTGTGTTAGCAAACTGATCATGCAGAATCAGCAAGGGACGTGTATTATGTAAATGGGGAAGAGACTTCAGTACGGCGGAAAATGTTCAGCTTCATGCCAGTTCTTAGATCGCGGTGACTGATGCCATTGAGTGAACCAAAGTTTCTGCCAGTCAGCTGAGCTTTCCGGGGAACAAAGGAGTCTGTGAAAAATATTACTGAGCTGGAGGCGTTCGACGCATCATGAAGTGGGAGAAGATACATCATATAATCAATCAGACCTTGGGTATGATGACCGCACTCTTTGGCCGGGTTTAGgtcatcaatagagatgagcgaaccgggtttgggttcgagtcgatctgaacccgaatgttcggcatttgattagcgggggctgctgaacttggataaagctctaaggttgtctggaaaacatggatacagccaatgactatatacgttttccacatagccttagggctttaacttcagcagccaccgctaatcaaatgccaaaagttcgggttcggattgactcgagcatgctagaggttcgctcatctctagtcatcaaaCCTGCAATGGGGTCAAGACTTGTGACTAATATGGAAGCAAAAAAGGCTAACGTAAACCAGTCTTAGTGGGTTCATTCCCTAACTAAAAAATGTGTAAGGGGGAGAACCACAGGTAACCCTTCCATAACATTGTATATAggctataaaaaaatttttttgcaggtaTTACAGTGGCTGCGCTATGGCTTTCACAGTGCTGGTGAGATGCAGCACCACCATAATATAGTTGATGGGCACTATATGTACTGTAGGAAGGTCATATACATACcatctgctaatttttttttttataagcactGCGTATTAACCACTATCCCAGTGCTTCATGTGGCATCATCTCAactaccccccccctccaatccAATAACTGACAATTTCCCCCCGTCTGAAGATTGAAATGCTTAATTAAATCAATGGAGCCAGGCCTGGCAATAAGGGTATCCAACCTGAACAGAGCTCTTATTACTAAGGGGAGCCCCAATGGTCCTTATCCAAACCCATAGTTGATGTAGATTCAATATCTAACTGAATAATTCTGCATTGTTATCCATACACTATACAAATGTATTTCATCACACCACTGTATTCTGGAATTTTTTCACAAGTCTGCAATACAATACCCAATAGTGTATATTCATGGAATTCAGATACAGGTATAAAATGAGAGTCTCGTATATGTAGAATATGGGTCCAGATTGTCATGAAAGTCGATGTCCAGGAGAAATTTACTTTTCCTCTAACCACAGGATAGGGCAAAAGTAAGAGACCGTGGGGGGTCTGAACTCCATACCCTactgatctccgtatcgggcccccCTGCTTCTttggggttcgggttcgtacattcctgtgcagccactagagggagcagaGTAAACACTCTTCCAACTTACTCAGCTCtctccggtggctccataggaacGAATAGAGCTGCCGGTCACGTGCCATACCTGCAACTCAATTCATAAAAAGAAGCCCGGTGGAGCGGCATACGGAGATTGGCAGGGGGTATGGATGTTGGATCCCCCCCAATCTCTTATTTTTCCTTTATCCCTCTAAGTTATGGAGGCAAACAAGTGCCAATTAGAGAGTTCAGCACTCATTTGCAGGGCCTTTAGAAAGTACGATCAATTGCGCTATCAGGCCACACTAATGATCACTGTAACATTTGTGCGGCCATTCAAATATATTTCTGTGGGCCGTATATCCCCtgtttttttgtgcggctgcaccAAAAATGTGATCAAATGCGGACAAGGCATTTTCCGACCCCTCCAGCTGACAAGGGCAGAATATCGcccgaaggagcatttctagtaACATATTTTGCCGATAATTGACCCATATAAAAGGGCACCTTAGTCAGCAATCCGATTTTGGCATGACAATCCAATGTACTAGACCAAGGAAAGGGCATTGGTCAGGCAAACTGCACCAAGAAGTGGGCATTGTGGGGGTGCTCCTGGGGACAGAACCTCAATTTTAACCACTTAAAATGTTAATAATTTAGTTGTAGCCTAAAGAAGAATAATCATTTGCACAGATTTAACAAACCAATATTGTGTAGTGGTACACCAGGCTATCACAGTTCTGGCTATAGGATGAGCAATGATGCATACAGGACTATATGCATCATTGCTCACAAGTCTGTCCCATTTGCTGGACATTCAGTATCTGATCTGGTAAATGTGAGGTAGGGGGCGCTATGTACAGTATTATACCATGGCATGATACAGAAACATAGCGTGGCGTACCACCCACTGTAACTTTCCATATTTTCAGGTTTTGCTTTACATAAAGCTATATTCTTCCCGGAGTCTTTAACATTTTCATATTCATATCACTCGGCATATTGCAGCGTGACCTAGAATTTCAGGACAAAGTGGCGTCATGGCGTCACCTTGATGGAGCCGGGTACAGGCGCTGCCTGGGATTGTTATTTATGATGTTGTATAAGTACATCCGAAGCCTCACCTGTCAACGAATGCGTGATGAAGAACAAAAATAGGGTCATTAGCAGATCCCTGAACGGAGGACATGGAGCCGTTCATATAGACGTGCAGGGAATTGTGCATATTACTCTGGCCGCGTATTACAACCGCACTCCGAGGGTTAGCGAAACCTAAGAGCACAAGATAAATATTACTAGAGAAAAagcaaaaacatacaaaaatttttAGATCAGTGACtgcactttaatatttttattttccttaTTGCAACAAAAATTTCATAGTCGTCATTCTCATAGGAGTGACATTGATAAGGTGTGTGGCCGCAACGGTCAATTTAACCACATACACTCTGGCCCTGTAACGCGGCACCATCATTCATGCTGCCACTTCAACatattgttggctgcacatcaggTATACAGCTGATAATTTACATGGGTATACAAAAGATTAAGTTGTTTGTCTGCTGATCACTGATCCTTTAACATGGCTGATTATTGGGCAAATAAGCATTGCTAGGGTCCTTAGCCATGAAGGGTCAGGTGATCTTGCACTAGGAGATACAGTATTATATGGAATTATTAGGTATGGTGCCTTGATTGACTAAAATTATAGAGGCACTGTAATGAAAATTATTATTCAGGGATTGTGATGATTAACTTTCCTAATAATAGAAATTAGCCtatattatattaattatatGCATGCTTACCAgcagacaatgctctttgttatgtaacaattcagtcagtataatgtcactgtttggttacagaggttttggtgctgtgtgacaggagagctgaccatacagtgcAAGCACCtacaggattctctgctactgaatgtggacacgcAGCAGCATACATGCGCATTGAGGAATTCTCCCACTCCGTAcacatggctgtcaatcaatgccaagccatgtctgtgagcgacCAAAGaaccaggacttcctgtgtttggtctctttattAGAAAACAacaaatatcagcacagagggagcagTACAGTAGGacatagtggccatatgtataacatttaaacataaaaaaattaaaaaatgttgatttctaaaataaaataaataaaaatgataagAAAATGCAATAGTGTCtctttacactagaaaaaaaaaagaagatttaGAAAAATTGCCATATACATGCCCGATATCTCATTACCCTGAGAGGTAACCTAGAATCCTCACCAAAACTTTGCTCATGtttgtccgaacctgagcgtgcagcattcaATAAGGGTAACCGAAGAAGTTGGatactgccctagggagtcctggaaaccatggctacatggaatctgattggttgctaggggcaactgagccagtttcactttacatcatgttgataaatctccccctagaggTGTACAAAGATGGCAGTGTCATTACTAAGCGGCAAAAACATTCAGGACAAGCGTACCTTCTAAAGCGTTCCTGAAGCTGAAGTTAGCGTTACGATCCATGGGTCCAGTGTCATAATTTGTTAATGATAAGATGGCTTCCACATCAGCAGAGGTGGGTAGATTCGGGGTCCGGCTTTGGTCGTGACGTCCGGGACTCCTCAGTAAGGGACCCTCATTTGTGCCATTGCAAATGATTCTCAGACGATTGTATTCTGCAGGATTACTGCATACAATCTGTGAACAGATAAAAAACAATGGAGACTAAAACCACAAAAACATAGAATACAAAATGCTCCAGATAAATATATGTGCGACCACTTGGATTCAGGTCTACGAAACATGAGGGCTTTTGTAACGCAACCTACATCGCTATAGTTATGAAGAGCAGACGCAGGTATAAGCCAGTAAAGACGGCCATACACAGACAAAACTTAACCGAGCCCAACAATTTGGTCTGGATTGGCTGACTGGAGGCCCACCAATAATCCTCCGGTGGCAGAAACGAGGATCAGGCATGATTTCCAAATGTATGATACCTTGTTCCCATATGTTCCCGCCAGGAGTCTAAGCAGCTTATTCCTCCTCACCCTTCCAGATTAAAGTATGTGCTTGGCAAGCCTGGTTTTTGCCTTCAGGCAGCTTTGGAGTACATACATTTCCAGTACTTGCAGTTATAATCATCATGGCAGCATACCTAGCGGTGTTCTAGGGGCCTCATCTACACTCACAAGAccaaggttaaaggagaagtctggcaaaaaaaaatattatgggaaatgcttataaaatgctttttccctactactgctgctgttgctactactactactactgcatcaaggcttcattttctggataacactgtgatgtcacttcctggataacactgtgatgtcacttcctggataacactgtgatgtcacaacccaactcccagagctgtgcgggctgtggctgctggagaggatgatggcagggggacactgagggacacagggcactggggggacactgagcatccctctgccatcatcctctccagcagccacagcccgcacagctctgggagtcaggaagtgacatccccatgttatccaggaagtgacatcaccatgttatccaggaagtgacatcaccatgttatccaggaagtgaagccttgatgcagtagtaagtgcagggaaaaaagcactttataagcatttccagtaataagtgtatattggtgatttgtataactttaagcTGTCCTCTACATGATGTATGAAGGCCAAGAAAAGAAGCACGCCACGTTGCCTTGAGACTAACACTGTTTAGAGGGGTTTTCCAGGTTtaaagaaaaacatagctgcaccAGTTTGGGTAAGGGCTTtccagctctgttccattgacatgaatggagcagagttgtaataccactcacagcTTAGGGACAGGGGCGGCACTGTTTTTTGctgaagaaagcagtcatgtttttctaaccctgcatAATCCCATTAAAATGGGACCGGCCACTTCATAAGAAATGCTTTTGTGTACTGTATTAGCGAGTACAGTCCGTACCCTTAAAACTCTCTTCAGCTCGCCCCATAGAACCCATATAAGAAGCCCCTCTTTTAGGAGCCTAATGGCCCAAAGTGAAAGAATCATTAATCCCTAGCCCGGGACTTATGGCTGTAATACGGACACAGGAATGAGGAtatattaggccttattcacacgtcctggatctgcgaccacggacaatttaaGGGCCCATTGAATCCTAAGTGTGCGTTCATATTGTCCGtggtgcaaaaaaataggacaggtcatagtgcaGAGACAGATGGCAGCATGGACGCCCACTATGGGATACCACTCCTGTCACCCTCCACCCTGCCCCCAGACAACATCAACTCCTATCGACCTGAAGATTGATCCCTGGGGGTGAGGCTGCGGCAGTGGCAGTTCCATGTGAAGCAGAGGAGCGCGTACTCTTCCATAGAAAGGCTATGGCACACTAAGGCAGGCGGGGTTCCGCAGCGGaattactcaatgtgaacatacccttaggctgcatttacacgttccgtgttctggaCGGAAcatggatgtggaatgcctgtaacggactctcccccgcccgggcagcaaatgctgggagcaggggaaccgTACTgatatgcgccgtgctgtaataAAAGGTGCcgcacggctgcttcattacagcgcggcgcatatctgtacagttcccccgctcccagcatcttatcacagatgctgcttgggcgggggagagtccgttacagacattccacgtccgtgttccgtccagaacatgtgaacatacccttacttgtCAGATTTTGCACCCAAGGCAATCACCCCCGTGGGAAATCCACACTACACTGCACACCTGGGAGATAGTGAGACATGTGATATTTAATTAGCAGTGGTTAAAGGAGTTGGATGTGGTCCGAAAGCTGCCTGCAACGTCTTCCACACCACTAATCAGATGCCGCACACTTTGGTTTGGACAGACCTAAGCGCGtgtgagttgcgctcatctctactgccgaCATATCACGGACAAGTACTGAGCGATCTGTTCTCCGGTGAGAAGAAGACGGCTGTAGCCTTCTGCTTGCAGGCTCTGACagctcaactggtgccagatttgtaatttacgtcttaaAAAATCTCtactcctccagtacttatcagctgctgtatgtcctgcaggaaattgtgtattctatccagtctggagagcaggaggggtttctatggggatttgtgactgctctggatagttcctgtcatggagaggggtagcagcatagagcactgttaaactggaaagaatgcaccacttcatgcagggcatacagcagctgataagtactggatatttttttttttatagaagtaaattacacatctctggcacttgctgggatcagttgatttgaaaggtttttttttactaaactacccctttaagtgaagtcACTGCAAAAAATGGTGCCATATGGCCACGCTTTGCACAATTGCTGTAAAACTGTACTATTTTTCAGCGATTTAGGCAAAGCAATGCACCAGAAATACGAAATATGAACACGGCGTCAGACGCAGCAAGTGTTAGGGGAATCTAGAGCGATAGTAGCCAACAGTTAAATGAGACGGACAGATCAATGCAAGCCTATGGCAACAGGATCAGTGTGTGTCAGGTGTAGGTACCCTGGCGGTCAGTAACTGATGAGATATCCTGTGAACAGCTCATCAGTCTAGATTgaccagaaaacccttttaaaggggtggttcacaaaaaaattctttcaaatacacTGATCCCAGCaactgccagagacttgtaacttactattaaaaaaacgtacttatcagctgctgtatgtcctgcaggaagtagtgtattctttccagtctggcacagtgctctctgctgccacctctgtccatgtcaggaactgtccagagcagcaacaaatccccatagaaaacctctcctgctctggacagttcctgacatggacagaggtggcagcagagagcactgtgtcagactggaaagaatacaccgcttcctgcaggacatacggcagctgataagtactgtgagacttacagatttttttttatagaaataaaattaCAGATCCGTGAACTACCTCTCTATAATCGCCCAATCAAGACTGAAAGAGTCTTTTTCCTTGGGAAAATGCAACCCTTAGACACACTTGCACTTGACTCAAATATGCAGGTTTTGATTCAGTTTTTTCAGGATTAGGATGTGTTTCCACATTGCAGTTACTGCATCACATCCGTAAAACCTCTGCAGTACCGCAATAAAACTGCAACATGTGAACACAACCATTGAAGCAAACAGATCTATGAATTACTTATTAGGATAATTCAATGGATGACACCTCAGATGTAGTAGAGCAGAGTTTGTCATTTGGCACAATGGACATGGATTTTTTATGGTCTCTGGTCTTCCATTGGGTTATTACTTAAACTGATATAGACAGCGGTCATGTAAGACACTTACCTGCCAGGACGAGAAGAAAGAGGCGGGGCTCAGGAGGACGTTACTGGTTGGGTGGGTTCCCCCAAAAAACTCATCGGTACATACATCGCACTGCTTGGCATCCCTCCAATCCCAGAAGGGAATAGTGAAGTTCTCATCCCCCGTAGCCTTCTGAATTTCATGCTCCCAAAGAAGCAAGAAGTACCTGTGCCAGGGCACAAAGGCTGGTGCTTCGTGGGCAAAGTCAACGTTTGCCCACACCTGGTCACCTTCTAGGAAGGCGTCTCGGGAGGAATAGTAGTGCAGCCATACAAACAGGTCGTAGACATTGATGTCAGCAAAAAGCGGGTTGGAGCCATTGTTCATCTGTTCGTAGGTCCCGGTGGCTATGACGTAGTCCGGGCTGATGGTGCGTTTGGCCAGATTGAGGTAGGCAATGAACTTGTCCTTCTCCGCCGTAGTCATCCTGAAGATCTCTTTCCTGATCATGGTTCTTCGCACTGTACAATTGGTGCCGGTGAAGCCAAATCTGCACTCGCCACAATTAAAGCCCATGAAGTTGCCCTGGCATCGGCAGGTCCTGTTGTAGAAGACTGTAGGCCAGTTTTCCCGATCGTCAATGCCACTGAAGGGAAATTGAGGACCCAAAGGTGAGGTAGACACAACGACATCTTGACATGTTCCTCTTCCAGACGCTTCTCCACAAGGAGAACCATCTCCCGTCCAAACTGGGCAACACTCCTTACTCAACAGGACCTCGGCGGAGCTACATGCTCTTGGAAACTGTCCATAGGATGAGGGCAATACTAAGAGCAGAACAGCAGCTGCAAATAgcacagtactactactacttctcatCCTGGTGCCCCTGAAGTCCACCACCGCCTCCTTCTCAACCCTGCTTAACACACCCGGGCGGGAAGTTCTGCTCTGTTCTCCTCACTTATTAATGGACCTGATCACATGGTGAGGCTTATATCATCTTTTCCTCTCACTCCCAGTGAATCCCCTCCCCTCATTAGCACTAACTCATGTGAACTGACAGGAATGCCAAGAAATTCCTTTTCATGAAAACTTTCATTTTTGGTTTTTAATTGAAATTTTT is a window of Dendropsophus ebraccatus isolate aDenEbr1 chromosome 5, aDenEbr1.pat, whole genome shotgun sequence DNA encoding:
- the TYR gene encoding tyrosinase isoform X1 — encoded protein: MRSSSSTVLFAAAVLLLVLPSSYGQFPRACSSAEVLLSKECCPVWTGDGSPCGEASGRGTCQDVVVSTSPLGPQFPFSGIDDRENWPTVFYNRTCRCQGNFMGFNCGECRFGFTGTNCTVRRTMIRKEIFRMTTAEKDKFIAYLNLAKRTISPDYVIATGTYEQMNNGSNPLFADINVYDLFVWLHYYSSRDAFLEGDQVWANVDFAHEAPAFVPWHRYFLLLWEHEIQKATGDENFTIPFWDWRDAKQCDVCTDEFFGGTHPTSNVLLSPASFFSSWQIVCSNPAEYNRLRIICNGTNEGPLLRSPGRHDQSRTPNLPTSADVEAILSLTNYDTGPMDRNANFSFRNALEGFANPRSAVVIRGQSNMHNSLHVYMNGSMSSVQGSANDPIFVLHHAFVDSIFEQWLRRHQPSVDVYPEANAPIGHNRGYYMVPFIPLFTNGEFFAPSRDLGYDYDYLAESDSIEDFLLRYLEEARQIWPWLVGAAVVGGLISALIATIVSLACRRRRRRGVLEETQPLLMEAEDYQRTYQSNL
- the TYR gene encoding tyrosinase isoform X2 encodes the protein MGFNCGECRFGFTGTNCTVRRTMIRKEIFRMTTAEKDKFIAYLNLAKRTISPDYVIATGTYEQMNNGSNPLFADINVYDLFVWLHYYSSRDAFLEGDQVWANVDFAHEAPAFVPWHRYFLLLWEHEIQKATGDENFTIPFWDWRDAKQCDVCTDEFFGGTHPTSNVLLSPASFFSSWQIVCSNPAEYNRLRIICNGTNEGPLLRSPGRHDQSRTPNLPTSADVEAILSLTNYDTGPMDRNANFSFRNALEGFANPRSAVVIRGQSNMHNSLHVYMNGSMSSVQGSANDPIFVLHHAFVDSIFEQWLRRHQPSVDVYPEANAPIGHNRGYYMVPFIPLFTNGEFFAPSRDLGYDYDYLAESDSIEDFLLRYLEEARQIWPWLVGAAVVGGLISALIATIVSLACRRRRRRGVLEETQPLLMEAEDYQRTYQSNL